One Pyramidobacter piscolens W5455 genomic region harbors:
- the cbiD gene encoding cobalt-precorrin-5B (C(1))-methyltransferase CbiD translates to MELHVSEGLREGFTTGSCAAAAAQASALRLTTGRCPAQVRIVAPVGKELTLDIVEYAFPACGVVKDAGDDPDATDGMTVISSVELGDGDGPIAFKAGPGVGTVTLPGLKIPVGEAAVNPVPRRMIEEALRAVIGPRRARVTISIPGGEEKAARTFNPRLGIAGGLSVLGTTGIVKPYNVESVYASFSLELNTFASSGLKCVGLCFGNSGEKAMRRVWNIGGRVIMHTGNYIGFVLDEALRLKIERALICGHPGKLLKVAAGTFDTYNRTGDGRREALCTQAALAGAGREIVRKLYESTTTEVAMQIVREEKLDFLWTTLAEVTAKRCRERMFGELAVEAAFIDNEGHLLGASSGAAAFAEELAHAQ, encoded by the coding sequence ATGGAATTACACGTTAGCGAGGGCCTGCGCGAAGGCTTCACCACCGGCAGCTGCGCGGCCGCGGCCGCCCAGGCTTCGGCGCTGCGCCTCACTACGGGCAGGTGCCCCGCGCAGGTGCGCATCGTCGCGCCCGTTGGCAAGGAACTCACGCTCGACATCGTCGAGTACGCCTTTCCGGCCTGCGGCGTCGTCAAGGACGCCGGCGACGATCCCGACGCCACCGATGGCATGACGGTGATCTCGTCGGTGGAGCTGGGCGACGGCGACGGCCCCATCGCCTTCAAGGCCGGCCCGGGCGTGGGCACGGTGACGTTGCCGGGACTGAAGATCCCCGTCGGCGAAGCGGCCGTCAATCCCGTGCCGCGCCGGATGATCGAGGAAGCGCTGCGCGCCGTCATTGGCCCGCGCCGCGCCCGCGTCACCATTTCCATTCCCGGCGGCGAGGAAAAAGCCGCGCGCACGTTCAATCCCCGTCTCGGCATCGCCGGCGGTTTGTCGGTGCTGGGCACGACGGGGATCGTCAAGCCGTACAACGTCGAATCGGTCTACGCGTCCTTTTCGCTGGAACTGAACACATTTGCCTCGTCGGGGCTGAAGTGCGTCGGCCTGTGCTTCGGCAACAGCGGCGAAAAGGCCATGCGCCGTGTCTGGAACATCGGCGGGCGCGTCATCATGCACACGGGCAACTACATTGGCTTCGTGCTCGACGAGGCGCTGCGGCTCAAGATCGAACGCGCGCTGATCTGCGGCCACCCGGGCAAGCTGCTCAAGGTTGCCGCGGGGACGTTCGACACCTACAACCGCACCGGCGACGGCCGGCGCGAAGCGCTCTGCACGCAGGCCGCTCTTGCCGGAGCCGGGCGCGAGATCGTCAGGAAACTTTACGAGAGCACCACGACCGAGGTCGCCATGCAGATCGTCCGCGAAGAAAAACTCGACTTCCTCTGGACGACGCTGGCCGAAGTGACGGCGAAACGCTGCCGCGAGCGGATGTTCGGAGAACTCGCCGTAGAAGCCGCTTTTATCGACAATGAGGGCCACCTGCTGGGCGCGAGCTCCGGCGCGGCGGCCTTCGCGGAGGAACTCGCCCATGCGCAATAA